GCCTCTGACGTTTCTATTTTTAAATAGCTGTGCTGGTTTAAGTTTTCTCAGGTTAAAAAGTCATTTGTTACCTGGCGATTTCCGGGTAACCATCGCTGCAGGCCATGTGAAGTGGCGTCCAGCCGTCCTCGTCTCTCTGGTGGACATCAGCTCCGTATTTCACCAGCAGCTTTACCACCTCCAGGTTTCCTGTCAGCACAGCTTCATGTAGAGCTGCCATACCtgcaacacacagaaacatcagtCCCCTGCAGCAGCACACCGATCAACATCAAGTTATTGCCGTCAGATCTATGTTAAATATAATATCAAAGATCTGAATATCTGCAGACTAAACTGCTGACCAATGGCTAAGAAAAGTAAAAGTAGTGGAGACTTGCTCACCTGAGTGGAAGAGCGTATCCACCCGAACCTTCCTCGCTCTCATGAATCGACCAATCTGCTCCATATCTCCTCGTCTAACAATATCCTGGAAGATGATGTCATTGGGGAAGTGCACAGTTCTTTTTGCAGGTGTGACAGGTATCACAGGTGCAGGCTTTTCCTTTGCTTGTGTGCGCTGTGTCGAACTGTACCGAGAGCCTTTGCTGTATGAAGGGATGTACGCTGATGCAGCTTTGGAGGTGGATGTGTAATGTGACGGGGTGTAATATGTCGAGCTGTACTGTGTTGGGGTGTACTTTGACACTGAGCTGTATGTAGATGTGTACAGAGTCGGTGTGTAATGTGAAGGGGTATAGTGGGTCGGTGTGTGGTACGTTGGCG
This portion of the Amphiprion ocellaris isolate individual 3 ecotype Okinawa chromosome 19, ASM2253959v1, whole genome shotgun sequence genome encodes:
- the ppp1r27a gene encoding protein phosphatase 1 regulatory subunit 27, yielding MKYNYHVPVSTYTRSSQYTPTYHTPTHYTPSHYTPTLYTSTYSSVSKYTPTQYSSTYYTPSHYTSTSKAASAYIPSYSKGSRYSSTQRTQAKEKPAPVIPVTPAKRTVHFPNDIIFQDIVRRGDMEQIGRFMRARKVRVDTLFHSGMAALHEAVLTGNLEVVKLLVKYGADVHQRDEDGWTPLHMACSDGYPEIARYLLAMGASTEAENESGEKPADLIDPDCTELAKLFETGCV